From Piliocolobus tephrosceles isolate RC106 chromosome 16, ASM277652v3, whole genome shotgun sequence, the proteins below share one genomic window:
- the PSMD12 gene encoding 26S proteasome non-ATPase regulatory subunit 12 produces MADGGSERADGRIVKMEVDYSATVDQRLPECAKLAKEGRLQEVIETLLSLEKQTRTASDMVSTSRILVAVVKMCYEAKEWDLLNENIMLLSKRRSQLKQAVAKMVQQCCTYVEEITDLPIKLRLIDTLRMVTEGKIYVEIERARLTKTLATIKEQNGDVKEAASILQELQVETYGSMEKKERVEFILEQMRLCLAVKDYIRTQIISKKINTKFFQEENTEKLKLKYYNLMIQLDQHEGSYLSICKHYRAIYDTPCIQAESEKWQQALKSVVLYVILAPFDNEQSDLVHRISGDKKLEEIPKYKDLLKLFTTMELMRWSTLVEDYGMELRKGSLESPATDVFGSTEEGEKRWKDLKNRVVEHNIRIMAKYYTRITMKRMAQLLDLSVDESEAFLSNLVVNKTIFAKVDRLAGIINFQRPKDPNNLLNDWSQKLNSLMSLVNKTTHLIAKEEMIHNLQ; encoded by the exons GAAGGAAGACTTCAAGAAGTCATTGAAACCCTTCTCTCTCTGGAAAAGCAGACACGTACT GCTTCCGACATGGTATCTACATCCCGTATCTTAGTTGCAGTAGTGAAGATGTGCTATGAGGCTAAAGAATGGGATTtacttaatgaaaatattatgcttttGTCCAAAAGGCGGAGTCAGTTAAAACAA gctGTTGCCAAAATGGTTCAACAGTGCTGTACGTATGTTGAGGAAATCACAGACCTTCCTATCAAACTTCGATTAATTGATACTCTACGAATGGTTACTGAAGGCAAG ATTTATGTTGAAATTGAGCGTGCTCGACTGACTAAAACATTAGCAACTATAAAAGAGCAAAATGGTGATGTGAAAGAGGCAGCCTCCATTCTGCAGGAGTTACAG GTGGAAACCTACGGGtcaatggaaaagaaagagagagtggaATTTATTTTGGAGCAAATGAGGCTCTGCCTAGCTGTGAAGGATTACATTCGAACACAAATCATCAGCAAGAAAATTAACACCAAAtttttccaggaagaaaataCCGAG aaattaaaGTTGAAGTACTATAATTTAATGATTCAGCTGGATCAACATGAGggatcctatttgtctatttgtaAGCACTACAGAGCAATATATGATACTCCCTGTATACAGGCAGAAAGTGAAAAATGGCAGCAG GCTCTGAAGAGTGTTGTACTCTATGTTATCCTGGCTCCTTTTGACAACGAACAGTCAGATTTGGTTCACCGAATAAGTGGTGACAAGAAGTTAGAAGAAATTCCCAAATACAA GGATCTTTTAAAGCTTTTTACCACAATGGAGTTGATGCGTTGGTCCACACTTGTTGAGGACTATGGAATGGAATTAAGAAAAGGTTCCCTTGAGAGTCCTGCAACGGATGTTTTTGGTTCCACGGAGGAAGGCGAAAAAAGGTGGAAAGACTTGAAGAACAGAGTTGTTGAACAT AATATTAGAATAATGGCCAAGTATTATACTCGGATAACAATGAAAAGGATGGCACAGCTTCTGGACCTATCCGTTGAT GAGTCCGAAGCCTTTCTCTCAAATCTAGTAGTTAACAAGACCATCTTTGCTAAAGTAGACAGATTAGCAGGAATTATCAACTTCCAGAGACCTAAGGatccaaataatttattaaatgactGGTCTCAGAAACTGAACTCATTAATGTCTCTAGTTAACAAAACTACACATCTCATAGCCAAAGAGGAGATGATACATAATCTACAATAA